Proteins encoded by one window of Kwoniella dejecticola CBS 10117 chromosome 7, complete sequence:
- a CDS encoding lipoyl(octanoyl) transferase, translating to MVSRSLARLIHQTPFRQVSLSSASCSSPASSSKSILPPLRYHIFSEPLPYLVGLKLQNDIISTRLKAKAKDPVGSRGKGDVILMLEHTPTYTTGRRDNSPNPNELHPEEKKVQNVGAEFYITKRGGQVTYHGPGQLVGYPILDLNVMETPTRCYVEYLQAMLAEYARDDLGIKGVLAPHPEGHVGVFSSPTEKFASIGIHLSHRITSHGFAMNITPQPIKWFDLVMACGLADVHATSLHQLLLRDKADPTLPSVPDVAQALIPKFGELFSRDITPLREEKGGDDNEELVQISSLVMAAEEEAERLNKGKGWPGEPDLSRRA from the exons ATGGTCTCTCGCTCCTTGGCACGACTCATACATCAAACACCTTTCAGACAAGTCTCCCTGTCCTCCGCATCTTGCTCCTCACCTGCATCTTCAAGCAAGTCAATACTCCCGCCATTAAGATACCACATCTTCAGCGAACCATTACCGTATCTTGTCGGACTAAAATTGCAGAATGATATAATAAGTACGAGGCTGAAAGCTAAAGCGAAGGATCCGGTGGGGAGTAGAGGGAAAGGAGATGTCATCTTGATGCTTG AACACACACCGACATATACGACAGGGCGAAGGGATAATTCACCCAATCCGAACGAATTACATCCCGAGGAAAAGAAAGTCCAAAATGTCGGAGCGGAGTTTTATATTACCAAACGAGGTGGGCAGGTCACGTATCATGGTCCAGGTCAATTAGTTGGGTACCCGATACTGGACTTGAACGtcatggag ACACCGACTCGATGTTATGTGGAATACCTGCAAGCTATGTTAGCGGAGTATGCAAGAGATGATCTGGGTATAAAGGGTGTACTGGCGCCTCATCCGGAAGGACATGTTGGAGTGTTCTCCTCGCCTACAGAGAAG TTCGCTTCCATAGGCATACATCTATCACACCGAATCACGTCCCACGGCTTCGCGATGAACATAACGCCGCAACCTATAAAATGGTTCGACCTAGTCATGGCATGTGGTTTGGCAGACGTTCACGCGACATCACTTCATCAGCTCCTATTACGCGACAAGGCGGACCCGACTTTACCTTCAGTACCCGACGTCGCTCAAGCACTGATACCAAAATTCGGTGAACTATTCTCGCGCGATATAACACCGTTGcgagaggagaagggtgGTGACGATAACGAAGAACTCGTGCAGATAAGTAGCTTGGTCATGgctgctgaggaagaagctgagcgaTTGAATAAGGGAAAAGGATGGCCAGGAGAGCCCGATTTATCCAGGAGAGCTTAG